The sequence CAGCAGCACGTTCGCGCCGTTGAACATGTTCTTGGTGGCGAAGTTGACAGGCAGACCTCCAGACGCGCTGCTGACCCATAGATTCGCCGGCGACATCCGCCCCGTTTCAATGGCATTCACAAGACGGTCGGTGACTTCCTGTTTCAAGTCGCGTTTGATGGTTTGCTTCACTGCTTTCATGATCGGTGTTATCCCTTCAGTTCGTGGATCAGATGGCAGCTCTGGCTAAGCGCGACCTGCTGCGCGTGCTCGATGCTGTCGCAGTCGATAAACTCGCGCGCCATTGCGCCCGAGCGCCTTCCGCCGACTTCGCGCCATTCGTCCGATACCATCACATATGGCAAGCCGTGACGGTCCAGTCCGTAATAGGCAATGCTGTAATGCACGATGCTCACGCCACTCCCCCTTATCTTTGTTGACTGTTTGCGCCGCGTGCGGCGACTTCCCGGTTGTACATTCGGTCGCACAGCGATCGACCGTCCAAGGTTCCGTTACGCGAACGCGAGCCAGCGTGGTCTTTCTGGCATCTGTCACAAAACCACGGCTGCGATCGGAAACCACCGCGATTGCCGCGCATCTATCCGTGCTTCCTGTTTCCACCCATCGAATAGGCTCCGGTTCTTGCGCTGACCGGGCCCCTAGATTCCGAAGTCCCGGCCACGCTTGTGTTGCTGAGTCGGCGGCTTCTCTCGTCGTTGCCGCCGTTCCCCTGAGTTCGTCGTCCCGCGATCAAAGGAGGCACGGCCGCAGCTGGGTCAAGGTTCGAGCGCGGGGTGTGGGGCGGGATGGAGCGACTAGCGACTGACACGGCCCCGCGCGCCTTGACGCAGCGCAGGACGTGGCTACGATCGCGAGAAAGGACGGCGAATCAGGGGTCGGGGTTTCGGCAAAGAGAGCAGCGACGAAGCGAGACGCCGCGCGGCGAGCGCCCCTTCGCTGTGCGTGCGTAGCAGCACAGCGACATCTTTCCAGGGTGTAACGCGCGGAAAGGGCAAAGCCCGAACCGCGCGCGAAAAATTTCACGGGAGTGCACCCGCTGCCCTCCGGTTTCTCTGTAGGTCGCTTACGCATGGAGCGGCTTCAGATCGGACAACGAGATCCAAGTCTGCGCTGGTGCGCCCGGTTTCACGTCGAGCATCGCGATGCTCGCAGTGTCGCCGCCGGGACCGTCGAACAGCTCCTCGATGCATGCCGGTCGCGCTGGCAGGTCGGGCCGAGCCCGGTAGACTACCTGGACGGTGTCGCCGACGACGTAGGCGCCGAGCTGCCGATAAAGCGGCGTGCCGTTCGGGTGGAACCCGACCACATTGTCATCCGGCTTCGAAATAGCCCGGAGATACGCGCCGAGTTGAGAGCGCTGGTAACCGATACCTCCATTCGTTTCTTCAACACATGCATCCGAAACCAAACAGCCTCTGGAGGAAAGGTGCGAAACAGCGGCACGCATCACCCTGCGATATTGCTTGCCACCGACCAGCAACACATTGCTGACCTGCGCGGGCCAACCGTCGCACAGGTAGCGAGGAAGGTCATTCAGCATCGCGTCGGCCCGCTCAGTCGTCATACGCTGTTCGTACGGCGCGATGACGGTATCCGCACGCACAAAGCCGTGACGCGCCGACAGGATCATTACGTCGGGCCGTGCCTCATGCAACACATTCGCTCTGTAAGTGCTATACATGACGCCACGGTAGAGGTCGAACGCCTGTGCCGGCTTCTCCAGCTTCGTAGCGGAACAGGCCATGATGATGAGATGTTTTCTGATGGTAGTCATTCGTATTCCTGACGGCTGCTTATAGCGGATCGACGTGTTGAACGTGCGTTCGCGGTCACTCCCATGCCAACTGCAACTGCTCGGCGAACGGGACAGGCACACTGGGGATACCAGGGCTGCGGGAGTCGAATGCGTTGTCTTCGTCCCGGAGCGTGTCGGACAGCAATGCGAAGCGGGCGCGATCGGCATCGCCGCGCTTCACTCGAAAGTCGGCGTCTACAACGTCATTCACTCGAGCCCATTGGTTCCAGGCGAAGTTGCGACCAAGGCCCACTGTTGTCGAAGTACTCGGAAATCGGTCTGCGTTGCGTACCAGCTCGTCCCAGCTCGCTCCGAATTCGACAGCGTCGAATCGGCTGTGCCGGCCTGTAAGTGCGGTTCGCTCCAGGAGCAAGGCCCGCTCGAGGAGGTCCGGATGATTGGCGGCCAGCCAATACAATTCCCATCGTTTTGAGGCTGGACAAAAGAAGCATGCTGACTTGACCGGCACCATCTCAGCGCCGAGTGCTTCGGTGATGGCGCGAACACAGTCTCGGCGAGCCCAGCGCACAAGCTGTAACGGGTAGACGTACTCGAAGTCCGCATCGGACGGCTTCAGCCCTTTCGACCGACGCATGTCGGCGGGTCCGCAGTCGTAGCCAATCAGTTTGATGATTCGCTCGCCCCTGGCCTGCGTCGACACCCAAAGTGGGTGTGGCGGCCTCGCATTCGGGCCGGACTTCGCACCTTTCAGAAACTGGTCCTGCGGTGACTGCTTCCATTTAATGCTGCAGGATTTCATGCCGAACGCCAGCGATGGCAGAGTCTCATTCGCGAGGCAATTTCCATACAGATCGGAGTAGCCAGTGGACGCGAGAGGAACCTTGCGGCACACGTCGATCCGTGGCCAACCCCAAGAGCGCAGAACCGCGTTCATCTTGTCGACGTGTGCAATGGTTTCCTCTTTTTCTCCGCCGGTGTCTGCGAAGGTAATGACATCAGGACGAAGGTCAGCCGCCCGAAGCGCGACGAGCATCGCGGTCGAGTCAACGCCAGAACCAAAGCACACAGCCAGCGACCGCCCGCCCAACGCATCGTGGAGCGCGTGTCTCTGCAACGGCGACAGCATTGTGCGCAGGTTCGCCGTCAATTCACCGTACCGATGACGCGCTCCGCGCTGCTTGCCAATGTTGTTTTCCATCATGTCCTCACACTCGTTCAAAGCTGACCGGGCCCCTAGCAGGCCGGTGAAATACCTCAAGTAGCGGTCATCCGGGACGCAGGCGTAAACGTTGAACTGATGTCATCAATGAGAGCGAGATGGAACGGATGCGTGGGCCAGATGGTTTTACCGAGTCAATGTTCACGGTGTTGAAGCTGGATGATTTTGTGCCGAAGGACCATCCGTTGCGTCCGATTCGCACCTGGCTCAATGACGCGCTTACACGCATGGACGATGTGTTCGCGCGGATGTACGAGGCTGACGCGAAAGGAGGTCGGCCTAGCATCGCACCGGAGAAGCTGGTGCGAGCTCTTTTGCTGCAGGTGCTGTATTCGATTCGTAGCGAGCGCATGCTGGTGGAACAGATTTCCTACAACATGTTGTTCCGCTGGTTCGTCGGCCTGCCGATGGACGGGACCGTGTGGGACCACTCGACGTTCAGCAAGAACCGCGACCGGTTGCTCGAACACGATGTGCTGGTGTTGCTCTTCAACGAGACAGTCGAGACCGCGCGCGAGCGCGGATATCTTTCCGGGGAGCACTTTAGCGTCGACGGCACGTTGATTCAGGCATGGGCCGGGCACAAGAGCTTTGTGCCCAAGGCAAGTCCGGACAAAG comes from Paraburkholderia dioscoreae and encodes:
- a CDS encoding DUF6884 domain-containing protein, whose product is MTTIRKHLIIMACSATKLEKPAQAFDLYRGVMYSTYRANVLHEARPDVMILSARHGFVRADTVIAPYEQRMTTERADAMLNDLPRYLCDGWPAQVSNVLLVGGKQYRRVMRAAVSHLSSRGCLVSDACVEETNGGIGYQRSQLGAYLRAISKPDDNVVGFHPNGTPLYRQLGAYVVGDTVQVVYRARPDLPARPACIEELFDGPGGDTASIAMLDVKPGAPAQTWISLSDLKPLHA
- a CDS encoding adenine nucleotide alpha hydrolase family protein, translating into MMENNIGKQRGARHRYGELTANLRTMLSPLQRHALHDALGGRSLAVCFGSGVDSTAMLVALRAADLRPDVITFADTGGEKEETIAHVDKMNAVLRSWGWPRIDVCRKVPLASTGYSDLYGNCLANETLPSLAFGMKSCSIKWKQSPQDQFLKGAKSGPNARPPHPLWVSTQARGERIIKLIGYDCGPADMRRSKGLKPSDADFEYVYPLQLVRWARRDCVRAITEALGAEMVPVKSACFFCPASKRWELYWLAANHPDLLERALLLERTALTGRHSRFDAVEFGASWDELVRNADRFPSTSTTVGLGRNFAWNQWARVNDVVDADFRVKRGDADRARFALLSDTLRDEDNAFDSRSPGIPSVPVPFAEQLQLAWE